In one Streptomyces venezuelae genomic region, the following are encoded:
- a CDS encoding FAD/NAD(P)-binding protein produces MAPGPPRYAPAVRGLDVTATPLPPARSGAAHKTVCVVGAGPRGLSVLERLLARERHDPAHGSLTVHLVDPGEPGAGAVWRTDQPPQLLMNTVASQITLYTDDSCDVRGPVEPGPSLYEWAVRVAAGDGTDLDDATRAAAGALGPDTYPTRALYGRYLRAAFRRVVDRAPGHVAVEAHRTRAVALLDTGEAQSVCLEDGTWLGGLDAVVLAQGHTPVRPLARELRTTYLARRHGLTHLLPANPADVDLASVRPGDEVLLRGLGLCFFDYLALLTTGRGGVFVQDRERLVYRPSGREPRMYATSRRGIPYHARGENQKGVSERHRPRLLTPEVIAGFRERARLGQRVRFGEELWPLVAAEVESVYYATLLRESGRGGEEAAFVDRYAAAAGPGERDALLDAVGVRERLRWDELAQPYRDREFGGRADFGAWARAHLVRDVAEARKGNRHGPLKAALDVLRDLRNEVRLVVDHAGLDGASHRHELSEWYTPFNGFLSIGPPVSRIEELIALLDAGVVELLGPGTEIRIETSGREAAFTARSARVPGPPVRARVLIEARLQEPDLRRSADPLLSYLLGSGQAAPFRIPEEGGGHHETGGLAVTERPYHLVDAEGRAHPRRFAYGVPTEGVHWVTAAGIRPGVDSVTLADSDAIAATLHALPALAPPGADDVHEPIGVLA; encoded by the coding sequence ATGGCACCTGGCCCACCGCGATATGCGCCTGCTGTGCGCGGACTTGACGTGACGGCCACGCCGCTCCCACCCGCCCGATCCGGCGCCGCGCACAAGACGGTGTGCGTCGTCGGAGCCGGTCCGCGCGGGCTCTCCGTGCTCGAACGGCTGCTGGCCCGGGAGCGGCACGATCCGGCGCACGGCTCGCTGACCGTGCATCTGGTGGATCCGGGGGAACCGGGCGCGGGCGCCGTCTGGCGCACCGACCAGCCCCCGCAGCTCCTGATGAACACCGTGGCCTCGCAGATCACCCTGTACACCGACGACAGCTGTGACGTGCGGGGGCCGGTGGAGCCGGGGCCGAGCCTGTACGAGTGGGCGGTGCGGGTGGCCGCGGGCGACGGCACGGACCTCGACGACGCGACGCGTGCCGCCGCCGGGGCGCTGGGGCCGGACACGTATCCGACGCGCGCCCTGTACGGCCGCTATCTGCGCGCCGCGTTCCGGCGCGTCGTGGACCGGGCGCCCGGACACGTCGCCGTGGAGGCGCACCGGACGCGGGCCGTCGCCCTGCTGGACACCGGGGAGGCCCAGAGCGTCTGTCTGGAGGACGGCACGTGGCTCGGGGGCCTGGACGCGGTGGTGCTGGCCCAGGGGCACACCCCGGTGCGTCCGCTCGCGCGGGAGCTGCGGACCACGTACCTGGCACGCCGTCACGGCCTCACCCATCTGCTCCCCGCCAACCCCGCCGACGTCGACCTGGCCTCCGTCCGGCCCGGCGACGAGGTGCTGCTGCGCGGTCTCGGGCTGTGCTTCTTCGACTATCTGGCCCTGCTGACCACCGGCAGGGGCGGCGTGTTCGTCCAGGACCGCGAGCGCCTGGTGTACCGGCCCTCGGGCCGCGAGCCGCGGATGTACGCGACCTCCCGGCGCGGCATCCCGTACCACGCGCGCGGCGAGAACCAGAAGGGCGTGTCCGAGCGGCACCGGCCGAGGCTGTTGACCCCCGAGGTGATCGCCGGGTTCCGCGAGCGGGCCCGCCTGGGCCAGCGGGTGCGGTTCGGCGAGGAGCTGTGGCCGCTCGTCGCCGCCGAGGTGGAGAGCGTCTACTACGCTACGCTGCTCCGGGAGTCGGGGCGCGGCGGTGAGGAAGCCGCCTTCGTCGACCGTTACGCGGCCGCCGCGGGCCCCGGGGAGCGCGACGCGCTGCTCGACGCCGTCGGCGTCCGGGAGCGGCTGCGCTGGGACGAGCTCGCCCAGCCGTACCGCGACCGCGAGTTCGGCGGGCGGGCGGACTTCGGCGCCTGGGCACGCGCCCACCTGGTGCGGGACGTCGCCGAGGCGCGCAAGGGCAACCGCCACGGACCGCTGAAGGCGGCACTGGACGTGCTGCGGGACCTGCGCAACGAGGTGCGTCTCGTGGTGGACCACGCCGGCCTCGACGGCGCGTCCCACCGGCACGAACTGAGCGAGTGGTACACGCCGTTCAACGGCTTCCTGTCCATCGGTCCCCCGGTCTCCCGGATCGAGGAACTGATCGCGCTGCTGGACGCGGGGGTCGTCGAACTGCTCGGCCCCGGCACCGAGATACGCATCGAGACATCGGGACGGGAGGCGGCGTTCACGGCCCGCTCGGCACGGGTGCCGGGGCCGCCCGTGCGCGCCCGGGTGCTCATCGAGGCCCGGCTCCAGGAGCCCGACCTGCGCCGCAGCGCGGACCCCCTCCTGTCGTACCTGCTCGGCTCCGGCCAGGCCGCGCCGTTCCGGATACCGGAGGAAGGGGGCGGCCACCACGAGACGGGCGGCCTCGCGGTGACGGAACGGCCCTACCACCTGGTGGACGCCGAGGGCCGCGCCCACCCGCGCCGGTTCGCCTACGGCGTGCCCACCGAGGGCGTGCACTGGGTGACCGCGGCCGGCATCAGACCCGGGGTGGACTCGGTGACCCTCGCGGACTCCGACGCCATCGCCGCCACCCTGCACGCGCTCCCGGCCCTCGCGCCCCCCGGGGCCGACGACGTGCACGAGCCGATCGGAGTCCTCGCATGA
- the pcaB gene encoding 3-carboxy-cis,cis-muconate cycloisomerase — MTDAHRLPPAAQDAGLLSPVRAGTPVEAVVADPAWLQAMLDAEAALARAQARLGTVPERAARIITGAARAELLDLRALSVAAREAANPVVGLVPAFTRVVAAVDEEAAEYVHRGSTSQDILDTAAMLVADRALRLIHDDLGATARALARLAGEHRDTVMPGRTLALHAVPTTFGLKAAGWRHLVLDALDRLERVRESGLPVSLGGAAGTLAGYLEYAGPGASQDGYVHRLTEAFAAETGLARPALPWHALRTPIADLAALLAFVTGALGKLAVDVQTSARTEIGELAEPGGAGRGGSSAMPHKRNPVLATLIRSAALQVPALAAGLTQAMLGEDERSAGSWHAEWQPLRECLRLTGGAAWTARELAEGLRVRPERMRENLALTGGQVVSERITAVLAPRLGKAGARRLLTRAADRARSTGEPLEKALGDLADADFAPGELAGLCDPEGYVGAAGTLVDTALRNANKPA, encoded by the coding sequence ATGACCGACGCCCACCGCCTGCCGCCCGCCGCACAGGACGCGGGGCTGCTGTCCCCGGTGCGGGCCGGCACTCCCGTCGAGGCCGTGGTGGCCGACCCGGCCTGGCTGCAGGCGATGCTGGACGCCGAGGCCGCCCTCGCCCGCGCCCAGGCCCGCCTCGGCACGGTTCCCGAACGGGCCGCGCGGATCATCACCGGGGCGGCCCGCGCCGAACTCCTCGATCTGCGCGCCCTGTCCGTCGCCGCCCGCGAGGCCGCCAACCCCGTCGTGGGCCTGGTGCCCGCCTTCACCCGGGTGGTGGCCGCGGTCGACGAGGAGGCGGCCGAGTACGTCCACCGCGGCTCGACCAGCCAGGACATCCTGGACACCGCGGCGATGCTCGTCGCCGACCGGGCGCTGCGCCTGATCCACGACGACCTCGGGGCGACGGCGCGGGCGCTGGCCCGCCTCGCCGGGGAACACCGCGACACCGTCATGCCGGGGCGCACCCTGGCGCTGCACGCCGTGCCGACCACCTTCGGTCTGAAGGCGGCCGGGTGGCGCCACCTGGTCCTGGACGCCCTGGACCGGCTGGAGCGGGTGCGGGAGAGCGGGCTGCCCGTCTCCCTGGGCGGCGCGGCGGGGACGCTGGCCGGATACCTGGAGTACGCGGGACCCGGCGCGTCGCAGGACGGCTACGTCCACCGGCTGACGGAGGCGTTCGCGGCGGAGACCGGGCTTGCCCGTCCCGCCCTGCCCTGGCACGCACTGCGCACCCCGATCGCCGACCTCGCGGCCCTGCTCGCCTTCGTCACGGGCGCGCTGGGCAAACTGGCCGTGGACGTGCAGACGTCGGCCAGGACCGAGATCGGTGAGCTGGCCGAACCCGGCGGAGCCGGGCGGGGCGGTTCCTCGGCCATGCCGCACAAGCGCAACCCCGTCCTGGCCACGCTGATCCGCAGCGCCGCGCTGCAAGTGCCCGCGCTGGCGGCCGGGTTGACGCAGGCGATGCTGGGCGAGGACGAGCGTTCCGCGGGGTCCTGGCACGCGGAGTGGCAGCCGCTGCGCGAGTGCCTGCGGCTGACGGGCGGCGCCGCGTGGACGGCGCGGGAGCTCGCCGAGGGGCTGCGGGTGCGCCCGGAGCGCATGCGCGAGAACCTGGCGCTCACCGGCGGCCAGGTCGTCTCGGAGCGGATCACCGCCGTGCTCGCGCCCCGTCTCGGCAAGGCCGGGGCCCGGCGGTTGCTCACCCGGGCCGCGGACCGCGCCCGGAGCACCGGTGAACCCCTGGAGAAGGCGCTCGGCGACCTCGCGGACGCGGACTTCGCACCCGGCGAGCTGGCCGGGTTGTGCGACCCGGAGGGTTACGTCGGCGCCGCGGGAACCCTCGTCGACACGGCCCTGCGGAACGCCAACAAGCCTGCCTGA
- a CDS encoding GYD domain-containing protein: protein MILARYTQDVVKTILEDPQAVIARDEHAFKFYGALGGTVVNYWFTRDIEYNFAVVVDFPDAEAAHAAVLTGYSTGAFVEGKVIPLASAEEMVGALKRAAPAVHLFYPPQATAAE from the coding sequence ATGATTCTCGCCCGTTACACGCAGGACGTCGTCAAGACCATCCTGGAGGACCCGCAGGCGGTCATCGCCCGCGACGAGCACGCCTTCAAGTTCTACGGCGCACTCGGCGGGACCGTCGTGAACTACTGGTTCACCCGCGACATCGAGTACAACTTCGCGGTCGTCGTGGACTTCCCGGACGCCGAGGCCGCCCACGCCGCCGTGCTGACCGGCTACTCCACGGGCGCCTTCGTGGAGGGCAAGGTCATCCCGCTCGCCTCGGCGGAGGAGATGGTCGGCGCGCTCAAGCGGGCCGCCCCGGCCGTCCACCTGTTCTACCCGCCGCAGGCCACGGCCGCCGAGTAG